In one Candidatus Nitronereus thalassa genomic region, the following are encoded:
- a CDS encoding universal stress protein: MKNIFHPSDFTEESEVAFAHALKIALPAKANLSMFHVHEKRDDEEWTEFPGVRNLLVRWKLIPEGSSRDEVRKLGLGIQKIQGMREDPVASILGYLESTPNDLIVLTTHQQKGIDRLLHKAIAEPVARESKQLTLFIPQEQKGFVSLKDGKVSLQRILIPVDQNPLPQAAIDAASGLVHLLNGNRTEFTIVHVGSHKTLPPFHLSNGHDSKWKTIVSTGNVVEQILKIAEDRAPDLIVMATQGHQGFLDALRGSTTERVLRAASCPILAVPVE, from the coding sequence GTGAAAAACATATTTCATCCCTCAGATTTTACTGAGGAAAGCGAGGTGGCATTTGCGCATGCACTGAAAATTGCGTTACCTGCCAAAGCCAACCTGAGTATGTTTCATGTTCACGAAAAGCGGGATGACGAAGAGTGGACAGAATTTCCTGGCGTTCGGAACCTTTTGGTTCGCTGGAAGCTCATTCCAGAAGGAAGTTCACGTGATGAGGTGAGAAAGCTCGGGTTGGGTATTCAAAAGATTCAGGGCATGCGGGAAGATCCCGTTGCCTCAATTTTAGGTTACCTGGAAAGCACTCCGAATGATCTGATTGTTCTGACAACCCACCAACAAAAAGGGATCGATCGTTTGTTGCACAAAGCGATAGCAGAACCTGTTGCCCGAGAATCAAAACAATTGACCCTCTTCATCCCACAGGAACAAAAGGGATTTGTGTCACTCAAGGATGGAAAGGTGAGTCTGCAACGAATTCTTATACCTGTTGACCAAAACCCGCTTCCCCAAGCGGCTATTGATGCAGCCTCTGGTCTGGTCCATTTGCTCAATGGCAATAGAACGGAATTTACGATCGTTCATGTCGGTTCTCATAAAACGCTCCCGCCTTTTCACTTATCGAATGGTCATGACTCGAAATGGAAAACTATTGTCTCCACTGGCAATGTGGTTGAACAAATTCTCAAAATTGCAGAAGACCGTGCGCCGGACCTCATCGTCATGGCGACCCAGGGTCATCAAGGATTTTTGGATGCTCTTCGTGGCAGTACGACTGAGCGAGTGTTGAGGGCAGCGTCATGTCCAATTCTTGCGGTTCCAGTTGAGTAA
- the glgP gene encoding alpha-glucan family phosphorylase: MNMVKDLVCGMMVDEEKSLTMLFHEEALHFCSELCRNTFLEDPESFVGRLGASISDFGKISRRIAYFSMEVGMESDMPIYSGGLGILAGDTLKSCADLKVPTVGVSLLYTHGYFDQKLDEWGNQQELPMTWDPSRFARLLPVSIQVPIEGRMVVVRAWQYDIVGSSGFTVPLILLDTNVNGNSVSDRELTGWLYGGDDRYRIAQEIVLGVGGVRMLRALGYTELERFHMNEGHAAFLILTLLEEHGSRGSLDWDFSGIRNQCIFTTHTPVPAGHDRFSYDLVKEVLREPLPLELIQMLGGNDQLNMTSLALNMSDYVNGVAKRHGEVSQEMFPGYAIDSITNGVHSTTWTCESFKALYDRYIPGWIKDPLSLRHAISLPKQEVWDAHVEAKARLIEEINRRTQLSFNTDVLTLGFARRATPYKRADLIFFDPDQLADIAKTVGPIQLIFGGKAHPRDGGGKDMIRRVVQFTRQLKNDVSITYLENYDIALAKLLTSGVDLWLNTPHRPLEASGTSGMKAVHNGIPNFSVLDGWWIEGHIEGVTGWSIGPTTEPLAQSKTEDQEDAQELYQKLRTVIVPMFYQERDQWIDVMRQSIAFNASFFNTHRMVQQYAANAYV; the protein is encoded by the coding sequence ATGAATATGGTTAAGGACCTAGTTTGCGGCATGATGGTGGACGAAGAAAAAAGTCTTACGATGCTTTTTCATGAAGAGGCATTACATTTCTGTTCAGAACTTTGCCGGAATACCTTCTTAGAAGATCCGGAAAGTTTTGTGGGTCGGCTGGGGGCTTCCATCTCGGATTTTGGAAAAATCTCTCGACGAATTGCCTATTTTTCGATGGAGGTGGGCATGGAGTCCGACATGCCCATTTATAGTGGAGGTTTAGGGATCCTGGCTGGTGATACCTTAAAGTCTTGTGCAGACCTTAAAGTTCCGACGGTAGGTGTCAGCTTACTTTATACTCACGGGTATTTCGACCAGAAACTGGATGAATGGGGCAATCAGCAGGAATTGCCCATGACATGGGACCCCTCTCGCTTTGCTCGTCTTCTTCCCGTGTCGATTCAAGTGCCTATCGAGGGTCGAATGGTTGTCGTTCGTGCTTGGCAATATGACATTGTAGGTTCCAGCGGCTTTACAGTTCCCCTCATTCTTCTTGATACCAACGTGAATGGAAATTCAGTGTCTGATAGGGAGTTAACAGGATGGCTCTACGGTGGGGACGATCGGTATCGGATAGCCCAGGAAATCGTGTTGGGCGTTGGAGGAGTACGCATGCTTCGAGCGTTAGGATACACGGAACTCGAACGCTTTCATATGAATGAAGGACACGCAGCCTTTTTGATTTTAACGCTTTTGGAGGAACATGGGAGTCGGGGATCATTGGACTGGGACTTTTCGGGCATTCGCAATCAATGCATTTTTACCACCCACACACCGGTTCCTGCTGGCCACGACCGCTTTTCCTACGATCTGGTGAAGGAAGTATTAAGAGAACCCCTGCCTTTGGAACTCATTCAAATGCTTGGGGGAAACGACCAGCTGAACATGACGTCTCTTGCGTTGAACATGAGCGACTATGTCAATGGTGTTGCCAAGAGGCATGGGGAAGTGTCCCAAGAAATGTTCCCAGGTTACGCCATCGATTCTATTACCAATGGCGTGCATTCAACTACTTGGACCTGTGAGAGCTTCAAGGCTTTGTATGATCGGTACATCCCTGGGTGGATAAAGGACCCGCTTTCCCTTCGGCATGCGATCAGCCTTCCGAAACAAGAAGTATGGGATGCCCATGTGGAAGCTAAGGCGCGGCTTATTGAGGAAATCAACCGTCGAACTCAATTGTCTTTCAATACCGATGTGCTGACCCTGGGCTTCGCACGACGAGCGACGCCGTACAAACGAGCCGATCTGATCTTTTTCGATCCTGACCAGTTGGCGGACATTGCAAAGACAGTAGGACCGATTCAACTCATCTTCGGGGGCAAAGCGCATCCACGAGATGGTGGGGGCAAGGATATGATTCGACGGGTGGTCCAATTTACGCGGCAACTCAAGAACGACGTGTCAATCACCTATCTTGAGAATTACGACATCGCGTTAGCCAAACTCCTCACATCCGGGGTTGATCTCTGGCTGAACACCCCTCATCGACCCTTGGAAGCATCGGGAACCTCGGGAATGAAAGCCGTCCATAACGGGATACCCAATTTCAGTGTGTTAGACGGATGGTGGATTGAAGGCCACATCGAGGGTGTGACGGGTTGGTCCATCGGACCGACAACAGAACCTCTGGCCCAATCGAAAACAGAGGATCAAGAAGATGCTCAAGAACTGTATCAGAAATTGCGCACCGTAATCGTGCCCATGTTTTACCAGGAGCGGGACCAATGGATTGATGTAATGCGCCAATCCATAGCCTTCAACGCGTCCTTTTTTAACACGCATCGAATGGTGCAACAGTATGCAGCCAATGCTTATGTATGA
- a CDS encoding cyclic nucleotide-binding/CBS domain-containing protein → MTSSGERVENCMQRDLVTVKDGTNLVVVAKTMTEQKIGCVLIHREGGSSQNFKMIGLLSEADLVRKGLAQGLSLSDTMVTQIMAPTLLTIPIQSTMLEASHVMEQSRVRHLCVADVADEDEIVGLISIRDLVKHFVHATSGPIRDLDDVYRPLSVLMQTAMEKIDREETLSMASTLMANKHIGSLLVMQGGKVVGIVTERDLVQKGIALDHDPNHVTVGTVMRSPLIDIDINRTVHDASDLMAEQGIRHLPVTENHAIVGILSVRDLIRMISVRDRPRFLRDKREHD, encoded by the coding sequence ATGACAAGTTCCGGAGAAAGAGTTGAAAATTGTATGCAGCGGGATCTTGTCACGGTCAAGGATGGGACCAACCTCGTCGTAGTAGCCAAAACTATGACTGAGCAGAAAATTGGATGCGTCCTGATTCACAGAGAAGGAGGCTCTTCCCAAAATTTCAAAATGATTGGGCTGCTTTCGGAAGCTGATCTTGTTCGGAAAGGCCTGGCCCAAGGTCTATCTCTTTCGGACACCATGGTAACCCAGATCATGGCACCCACCCTGCTGACCATTCCTATTCAGTCTACTATGCTGGAGGCCAGCCATGTCATGGAGCAGTCAAGGGTTCGTCATCTTTGCGTGGCCGATGTGGCCGATGAGGACGAAATCGTTGGACTGATTTCCATTCGTGATTTGGTGAAACATTTTGTGCATGCAACGTCAGGGCCCATTCGGGATTTGGATGATGTCTATCGCCCCTTAAGTGTCCTCATGCAGACGGCGATGGAAAAAATAGACCGAGAGGAAACCTTATCAATGGCCTCCACATTGATGGCTAACAAACACATCGGCTCGTTGTTGGTGATGCAAGGGGGGAAAGTCGTGGGGATTGTGACGGAACGTGACCTGGTTCAAAAAGGAATAGCTCTCGATCACGATCCCAACCACGTCACAGTGGGTACGGTAATGAGATCCCCCCTCATTGACATCGATATCAATCGAACGGTGCATGATGCCAGTGATCTCATGGCGGAACAGGGCATTCGTCACTTACCGGTGACCGAAAACCACGCCATTGTAGGAATCCTGTCTGTCCGGGATCTCATTCGGATGATCTCGGTTCGCGACCGTCCACGGTTCTTGCGTGACAAACGAGAGCACGATTAG
- the nhaA gene encoding Na+/H+ antiporter NhaA codes for MPNKGHLLHPEQAAGLLMIGAMALALAAANSPLQPMYQAIHHTPVHVRFGALIIDKPLAVWINEGLMVIFFLLVGLEIKRELLEGQLRAPALFALPGLAALGGMALPAAIYSTINWTDPKLLHGWAIPTATDIVLALGILSFFNARIPHSLKVFLMAVAVFDDIGAVFIIGLFYGQELAFFPLTMVAIGGAVLAGLNIFHIVRPAAYVFVALFLWVSTLKAGIEPALVGVLIGLAVPLHVPDRANYSPLGETERQLRPWGLFCVVPLFAFFNAGVSFSGVQLETLFNKASVGIMAGLFLGKQLGIFGTAWIAVKLRLAQLPDDIKWSQLYGVALLGGIGFTMSLFVSSLAFTDSGLIQSSRFAILIGSSLSAVTGMVILYHSTMKENYEKG; via the coding sequence ATGCCAAATAAAGGTCATCTGTTGCACCCTGAGCAGGCTGCTGGTCTCCTTATGATTGGGGCTATGGCGTTAGCACTGGCAGCAGCCAATTCGCCTCTTCAACCAATGTATCAAGCAATCCATCATACCCCAGTTCACGTTCGATTTGGCGCTTTAATTATTGATAAACCGCTGGCTGTATGGATCAACGAAGGGCTCATGGTCATTTTTTTTCTTTTGGTTGGACTCGAAATCAAACGTGAACTGCTCGAAGGACAACTCAGGGCTCCGGCTCTCTTTGCCCTTCCAGGCTTAGCCGCTCTGGGTGGTATGGCACTCCCTGCCGCCATTTACTCAACCATAAATTGGACTGATCCAAAGTTACTTCATGGATGGGCAATTCCTACTGCCACCGATATCGTGCTCGCCCTCGGTATCTTGTCTTTTTTCAATGCCCGAATACCTCATAGTCTCAAGGTCTTCCTCATGGCCGTTGCGGTCTTTGATGATATTGGCGCCGTCTTCATCATTGGACTTTTCTATGGTCAAGAACTGGCTTTTTTTCCTTTAACCATGGTGGCAATTGGAGGAGCAGTATTAGCGGGCCTCAACATCTTTCACATTGTTAGACCCGCCGCTTATGTATTCGTGGCATTATTTCTCTGGGTCTCGACTTTGAAAGCAGGAATTGAACCCGCTTTGGTTGGCGTGCTTATCGGACTTGCTGTCCCCTTACACGTCCCAGATCGAGCGAACTATTCTCCACTTGGTGAAACGGAAAGACAGTTACGACCTTGGGGGCTTTTTTGTGTCGTTCCCTTATTTGCCTTCTTCAACGCTGGCGTCTCTTTTTCTGGTGTCCAGCTTGAGACTCTCTTCAACAAGGCATCGGTTGGGATCATGGCAGGGTTGTTTCTTGGCAAACAACTCGGAATATTTGGGACGGCATGGATAGCGGTGAAACTGAGGCTTGCGCAACTACCTGATGACATCAAGTGGTCGCAACTCTATGGAGTAGCGTTGTTGGGGGGAATAGGCTTCACCATGAGCCTGTTTGTTTCTTCGCTGGCCTTCACCGATTCTGGCCTGATTCAATCTTCGAGATTCGCTATCCTGATAGGTTCGTCCTTATCAGCCGTAACCGGAATGGTGATCCTTTACCATTCGACCATGAAAGAAAATTATGAAAAAGGTTGA
- a CDS encoding glycosyltransferase codes for MLSKVSIGKHCCAASTNLENYRPLVGDEIIDEIQTLANQLKGVRICHLNSTANGGGVAELLSRYLPLVQALGVSAEWRLIHGQPEFFTVTKAFHNGLQGGHYDLRDPEHDLYLDANEQSAKLMSTEYDVFIVHDPQPVAIRHFSGPRNAKWIWRCHIDSSAPDPSVSAFLTPFIQEYDAFIFTMPGFLLPSLPKNKAHFIAPAIEPMATKNMDLPLDVCKRAVADSGMALTRPILLQVSRFDPWKDPLGVIQAYRLVKEEIPGVQLALIGAMAGDDPEGWALLEKVEEEAANDSDIFIFTNLGGVGSMEVNVFQRACDVVIQKSLREGFGLVVSEALWKEKPIIAGKTGGIPMQVPKGFEHNLVDTIEGCAERILHLLKHSGERGDYGRAGREHVRRNFLLPRLVRDELQLINSLI; via the coding sequence ATGCTCTCGAAAGTATCTATCGGAAAACATTGCTGTGCCGCCTCCACCAATCTTGAAAACTACCGGCCCCTTGTCGGAGACGAAATTATTGATGAAATTCAAACCCTAGCCAATCAGCTTAAGGGAGTCCGGATTTGTCATTTGAATTCCACAGCCAATGGGGGAGGAGTGGCAGAACTCCTTTCTCGCTATCTCCCGCTAGTTCAGGCTCTCGGCGTCTCAGCCGAATGGCGTCTCATTCACGGGCAACCTGAATTTTTCACGGTGACGAAGGCTTTTCATAATGGGTTGCAGGGGGGCCATTATGATTTGCGAGACCCGGAGCACGATTTGTATTTAGATGCCAATGAACAAAGCGCTAAGCTTATGTCCACGGAATATGATGTCTTTATTGTCCATGATCCACAACCCGTGGCCATTCGACATTTTAGTGGACCGCGAAATGCAAAATGGATTTGGCGCTGTCACATTGATAGCTCTGCTCCCGACCCTAGTGTCAGTGCTTTTTTGACCCCATTCATTCAAGAATACGATGCGTTCATCTTTACAATGCCAGGATTTTTGCTGCCGAGTCTTCCAAAAAACAAAGCCCATTTTATCGCTCCAGCCATTGAGCCTATGGCCACGAAAAATATGGACCTTCCATTGGATGTCTGCAAACGGGCCGTTGCAGACTCCGGCATGGCTCTCACTCGTCCCATTTTGCTCCAAGTTTCCAGGTTTGACCCCTGGAAAGATCCCCTTGGAGTCATTCAAGCCTACCGATTGGTCAAAGAAGAAATTCCAGGAGTTCAACTCGCCTTAATTGGGGCTATGGCCGGAGATGACCCAGAAGGCTGGGCGCTTCTAGAAAAAGTTGAAGAGGAAGCTGCCAATGATTCGGACATTTTCATTTTCACGAATTTAGGAGGGGTCGGAAGCATGGAAGTGAACGTGTTCCAGCGAGCCTGCGATGTGGTCATTCAAAAATCCTTACGTGAAGGCTTCGGCCTCGTGGTCTCAGAAGCACTATGGAAGGAAAAACCCATAATCGCAGGAAAAACTGGTGGTATTCCCATGCAGGTTCCCAAAGGTTTTGAACATAACTTGGTGGATACCATTGAGGGTTGTGCTGAAAGAATCCTTCATCTTCTGAAGCACTCTGGAGAACGAGGCGATTATGGACGTGCAGGTCGAGAACATGTGCGGCGGAACTTTTTGTTACCTCGTTTGGTGCGAGATGAATTACAGCTCATTAATTCCTTGATTTGA
- a CDS encoding heavy metal translocating P-type ATPase, whose amino-acid sequence MNLNEEGNRHNSLIPLNHADEGATKDPVCGMTVDPRTSKLTQAWSGTVFYFCSSHCLENFRSNPNSFLARENKSPHPTSPNHTRNLFTCPMCPEVQQDKPGPCPSCGMALEPAPATLQTSHTKYMCPMHPEIVQDTPGSCPICGMALEPQTAAIEEEVNPELVDMQKRFWVGLVLATPVLFFAMSEMIPGLKLESFINGKLLGWIQLVFSTPVVLWAGWPFFQRGWASMVNRSLNMFTLIAIGTGTAYVYSVVATLLPELFPASFRGPSGEVAVYFEAAAIIIVLVLLGQVMELKARSQTSSAIKALLGLAPKTARIVFEDGREEDIPIDQVQLGNHLRIRPGEKIPVDGVVLEGQSSVDESMITGEPIPVEKIKGNKVTGGTVNGTGSLVMMAERVGSETMLAQIVRMVSEAQRSRAPIQRLADVVSSYFVPVVLLIAILTFIIWAVFGPEPRMTFALVNAVAVLIIACPCALGLATPMSIMVGTGRGATAGVLIKNAEALEIMEKVTTLVVDKTGTLTEGKPRVTSLLPLNGWDEKYLLQLGASLERNSEHPLAAAILAGAKEKKLELSEVRNFRSVTGKGVMGKVKNKDVALGTRLFLEGEIGIASDKLKKINAQVDGLREEGQTVMFVAANDELAGLIGVSDPIKASTPEAVQMLHDNKVRVVMLTGDNKKTAQVVARKLGIDEVIAEVLPENKGQEVKKLQNQGQVVAMAGDGINDAPALAQANVGIAMGTGTDVAMESAGVTLIKGDLRGIARARRLSQATMRNIRQNMFFAFIYNSLGVPVAAGILYPVFGILLSPIIAAAAMTFSSVSVITNALRLRTAKL is encoded by the coding sequence ATGAATCTGAATGAAGAAGGAAACCGACACAATTCATTGATCCCTTTGAATCATGCTGATGAAGGAGCTACCAAAGATCCAGTGTGTGGGATGACGGTAGATCCACGAACTTCCAAGTTGACTCAAGCCTGGAGTGGCACGGTTTTTTATTTCTGCAGCTCGCACTGTCTGGAAAATTTTCGAAGCAATCCTAACTCTTTTTTAGCTAGAGAAAATAAATCCCCGCATCCCACCTCGCCGAACCACACCCGTAATTTATTCACATGCCCCATGTGTCCTGAGGTACAGCAAGACAAGCCCGGGCCTTGCCCTTCCTGTGGCATGGCTTTAGAGCCTGCTCCTGCAACACTACAAACTTCCCACACAAAATATATGTGTCCCATGCATCCAGAGATAGTTCAGGATACCCCTGGATCCTGTCCTATTTGTGGGATGGCCTTAGAGCCTCAAACGGCTGCGATTGAAGAAGAAGTCAATCCAGAGCTGGTCGATATGCAAAAGCGCTTTTGGGTAGGCCTCGTTTTGGCAACCCCCGTTTTATTTTTTGCAATGTCCGAAATGATTCCGGGACTCAAATTAGAGAGCTTTATAAACGGAAAATTGCTTGGCTGGATTCAACTCGTATTTTCTACTCCTGTGGTGTTGTGGGCAGGGTGGCCTTTCTTCCAACGAGGGTGGGCTTCCATGGTCAATCGAAGCCTCAACATGTTTACCCTTATCGCAATCGGAACTGGCACTGCCTATGTGTATAGCGTGGTGGCAACCCTTTTGCCGGAGCTCTTTCCTGCATCATTTCGCGGCCCAAGTGGAGAAGTCGCGGTGTACTTCGAAGCGGCCGCCATCATAATTGTATTGGTCTTATTAGGCCAAGTTATGGAACTGAAAGCTCGGAGCCAGACTAGTAGCGCAATCAAAGCTCTCCTGGGCCTCGCACCAAAAACGGCACGTATAGTTTTTGAAGATGGGCGGGAAGAAGATATTCCAATCGATCAAGTACAGCTTGGAAATCATTTGAGAATCCGGCCTGGTGAAAAAATTCCAGTCGATGGCGTGGTTTTGGAAGGACAAAGCTCAGTGGATGAATCAATGATTACTGGAGAACCAATCCCTGTAGAAAAAATAAAAGGAAACAAAGTGACGGGCGGAACCGTAAATGGGACAGGTTCATTAGTCATGATGGCAGAACGAGTCGGCAGTGAAACGATGCTTGCTCAAATTGTACGAATGGTCAGCGAAGCTCAAAGAAGCCGAGCTCCCATCCAACGATTGGCAGATGTGGTCTCCAGTTATTTCGTTCCCGTGGTCCTATTAATAGCAATCCTTACCTTCATCATATGGGCTGTGTTTGGCCCAGAGCCTCGGATGACCTTTGCCCTCGTAAACGCGGTCGCTGTATTAATCATCGCGTGCCCTTGTGCATTGGGATTAGCCACGCCAATGTCCATTATGGTGGGAACGGGACGGGGTGCAACCGCAGGTGTCTTGATAAAGAACGCGGAAGCCTTGGAAATAATGGAAAAGGTTACCACTTTAGTTGTAGATAAAACAGGAACGCTGACAGAGGGAAAACCTCGCGTGACATCTCTTCTTCCCCTTAATGGATGGGATGAGAAATACCTTCTTCAACTAGGAGCCAGTTTGGAGCGAAACAGCGAGCATCCCCTAGCAGCAGCCATCCTAGCTGGTGCAAAAGAAAAGAAACTTGAATTATCCGAGGTAAGGAACTTCCGCTCTGTTACTGGAAAAGGTGTTATGGGAAAAGTGAAGAATAAGGACGTGGCTCTTGGGACTAGGCTATTCCTCGAAGGAGAAATTGGCATAGCATCAGACAAACTCAAAAAAATTAATGCCCAAGTTGATGGTCTCCGCGAGGAAGGTCAAACGGTGATGTTTGTCGCTGCTAATGATGAATTGGCAGGCTTAATTGGAGTCTCTGACCCTATAAAAGCTTCTACCCCAGAAGCTGTTCAAATGCTACATGACAACAAGGTTCGTGTGGTCATGCTGACTGGTGATAATAAAAAAACTGCACAAGTTGTGGCACGCAAACTGGGTATCGATGAAGTTATTGCTGAAGTTCTTCCAGAAAACAAAGGGCAAGAAGTCAAAAAACTGCAAAACCAAGGTCAGGTAGTAGCAATGGCGGGCGACGGAATTAATGATGCACCTGCCTTGGCCCAGGCCAACGTAGGAATAGCCATGGGCACAGGAACAGATGTAGCCATGGAAAGCGCGGGGGTTACATTAATCAAAGGAGACCTGAGAGGAATTGCACGCGCACGACGTTTAAGCCAGGCCACCATGCGGAATATCCGTCAAAACATGTTCTTCGCCTTCATATACAATAGCCTTGGAGTTCCGGTAGCTGCTGGAATCTTGTACCCAGTATTTGGAATCCTCCTTAGTCCCATCATCGCAGCAGCAGCGATGACGTTCAGTTCGGTCTCAGTAATAACCAACGCACTAAGATTGCGAACCGCTAAACTCTAA
- a CDS encoding cupredoxin domain-containing protein, with product MRWTSTIVALCGIILFRTTVLAEGPRSYHITMEQPAPYYSPVLANVPSGSPVQWDNKTATVHTITHDDCLNQKGCMFDSGAVAPGESFTLSHIKPGTYPYFCRLHPIMRGTIIVKGNKSELRSNPKGSPTS from the coding sequence ATGCGATGGACTTCAACGATCGTGGCTTTGTGCGGGATTATCCTTTTCAGGACGACTGTGTTAGCAGAAGGTCCGAGATCCTATCACATTACCATGGAACAACCTGCCCCGTATTATTCTCCTGTGTTGGCAAACGTTCCTTCTGGATCACCAGTTCAGTGGGATAACAAAACGGCCACCGTCCACACCATTACGCACGATGATTGTCTGAACCAAAAAGGGTGTATGTTTGACTCCGGTGCGGTAGCCCCAGGAGAAAGTTTTACCCTTTCTCATATCAAACCCGGTACGTATCCGTATTTCTGCCGTCTCCATCCGATTATGCGGGGAACCATCATCGTAAAAGGGAACAAAAGCGAACTACGCTCCAACCCAAAAGGTAGCCCCACTTCTTAG
- a CDS encoding GDCCVxC domain-containing (seleno)protein: MTTKTSDFNLESTITCPECGFKNTETMPTDSCRVVYDCQSCQTILRPKAGDCCVFCSYGDVPCPPIQQSPT, from the coding sequence ATGACGACGAAGACGTCCGACTTTAACCTTGAGTCAACTATTACGTGCCCGGAGTGCGGATTTAAAAATACGGAAACGATGCCCACTGATTCCTGCCGGGTGGTCTATGACTGCCAAAGTTGCCAAACGATCCTTCGACCGAAGGCCGGTGATTGTTGTGTGTTCTGTTCGTATGGGGATGTCCCGTGCCCACCCATTCAGCAGTCACCAACCTGA
- a CDS encoding cation transporter yields the protein MKRFFVILTICVLLTSSGTALAEDKTITLPVENMTCTLCPLTVRRALKAVGGVHEAHVSLETEKAVVSFDDESVDVETLITATTNAGFPSTLNREDQSDDDEDVRL from the coding sequence ATGAAAAGATTTTTTGTCATTCTCACAATATGTGTTTTGTTAACGTCAAGCGGGACCGCATTGGCAGAAGACAAAACCATCACTCTTCCCGTGGAAAACATGACTTGTACGTTATGTCCATTGACGGTGAGAAGGGCATTAAAGGCTGTCGGGGGGGTTCATGAAGCCCATGTGTCTCTGGAAACAGAGAAGGCTGTGGTGAGCTTCGACGACGAAAGCGTAGATGTGGAAACCTTAATTACAGCCACTACCAATGCAGGATTTCCCTCGACCTTAAATAGGGAGGATCAGTCTGATGACGACGAAGACGTCCGACTTTAA
- a CDS encoding mercuric transporter MerT family protein, with product MKGKGIYATGGLIGAVLASTCCIAPFVFLLLGVSGAWISYLTALAPYQPFFLLISLGFLGAGFWKVYGKATATCAESATCGPSRSDKAVKVALWTATLLIVTALGVEWIGAILL from the coding sequence ATGAAAGGAAAAGGAATTTACGCCACCGGAGGCCTCATTGGAGCGGTGTTAGCCTCTACATGCTGCATTGCACCCTTTGTCTTCCTGCTTTTAGGTGTTAGTGGTGCGTGGATTAGTTACCTGACCGCTTTGGCTCCGTATCAACCCTTTTTCCTTCTTATTAGCCTTGGGTTCTTAGGAGCAGGATTTTGGAAGGTGTACGGAAAGGCCACAGCGACCTGTGCAGAGAGTGCTACTTGCGGCCCATCTCGGTCAGATAAAGCTGTCAAAGTCGCTTTGTGGACAGCAACGCTCCTCATTGTAACCGCTCTAGGTGTGGAATGGATTGGAGCTATTTTATTGTAA
- a CDS encoding helix-turn-helix domain-containing protein translates to MLIGTLSQKTGCHIETIRYYERIGLLPKPLRTEGGRRVYNNEQIKRLGFICRSRELGFSLDEIRTLLRLVDGKKYTCQEVKIITENHLKDVNKKITDLRRLQKTLADISSQCKGGQVPVCPIIDVLFEE, encoded by the coding sequence ATGTTGATTGGAACCCTTTCGCAAAAGACCGGATGCCATATTGAAACGATCCGGTACTATGAGCGGATAGGTCTTCTTCCAAAACCCTTGCGGACGGAAGGGGGACGGCGAGTTTATAACAACGAGCAAATAAAACGGTTAGGGTTTATCTGTCGGAGCCGGGAATTGGGGTTTTCATTGGATGAAATTCGGACCCTTCTCCGATTGGTTGATGGGAAAAAATATACGTGTCAAGAGGTCAAAATCATAACGGAGAACCATTTGAAAGATGTGAACAAGAAAATCACTGATCTGCGGCGGCTTCAAAAAACGCTTGCGGATATTTCTTCCCAGTGCAAAGGGGGGCAGGTTCCAGTGTGCCCTATTATTGATGTGTTATTTGAGGAATAA